In Triplophysa rosa linkage group LG7, Trosa_1v2, whole genome shotgun sequence, the following proteins share a genomic window:
- the mybphb gene encoding myosin binding protein Hb isoform X2 produces MPAKPAPIKKSAKAAKKEEPAPAPAPAPEPEPAPAEPAPAEPAPAEPAPAEAAPAPEGEAAPAEAPPAEEPKAPAEAEAPPAEEIKAPTPPPPAEPTSVPLELGVEDVNDTSVTVSWRPPATIGNSGLDGYTVEICKEGTGDWKAVNEELTVSCRYVIKNQTTGDRLNIRVVAMNPGGGSPPATLADAVLVREVVDRPKIRLPRFLRQRYVKNVGEKINLVIPFSGKPQPVVSWTKDGQPIDTKKVNIRNSDKDSIFFIRGAERVDSGVYEMCVKVESFEDKSQLTLQIVELPGPPASIKIVDTWGFNVALEWTEPKDNGNTAITGYTIQKADKKTGDWFTVLEHYNRMNATISDLIMGNTFIFRAFTENKCGRSEDATVTKGSATIQKTGIEYKPPEYKEHDFSQAPKFTTPLADRSATVGYNAKLLCSVRGFPKPKIEWMKNQMIIGEDPKFRQMNAQGICSLEIRKPGNFDGGVYTCRARNEHGEALVSCKLEVKQPVNPDAEKK; encoded by the exons ATGCCGGCAAAACCAGCCCCGATAAAGAAGTCGGCTAAGGCCGCCAAGAAGGAGGAACCCGCGCCCGCGCCTGCGCCCGCGCCCGAACCTGAGCCCGCGCCTGCGGAACCCGCCCCAGCAGAACCTGCCCCTGCCGAACCTGCGCCCGCAGAAGCTGCCCCTGCCCCCGAGGGTGAAGCTGCTCCTGCCGAAGCCCCGCCAGCGGAGGAACCCAAAGCTCCAGCTGAAG CTGAAGCTCCACCTGCTGAGGAAATCAAAGCACCCACACCCCCCCCACCCGCAG AGCCCACCAGCGTGCCGCTTGAGCTCGGCGTCGAGGACGTCAATGACACTTCAGTCACCGTCTCATGGAGACCACCGGCCACCATCGGAAACTCTGGTCTGGATGGTTATACTGTGGAGATCTGCAAGGAGGGAA CTGGCGACTGGAAAGCGGTGAACGAGGAGCTGACCGTCTCCTGCCGTTACGTCATCAAGAATCAGACCACCGGTGATCGTCTGAACATCAGGGTGGTGGCGATGAACCCTGGCGGCGGCAGCCCCCCCGCCACTCTTGCGGATGCTGTGCTGGTCAGAGAGGTCGTGG ATCGCCCCAAAATCCGTCTGCCACGTTTCCTGAGACAGCGTTATGTGAAGAACGTCGGCGAGAAGATTAATCTTGTTATTCCCTTCAGC GGCAAACCACAACCCGTGGTCTCGTGGACAAAGGACGGTCAGCCCATCGACACCAAAAAGGTGAACATCCGCAACAGCGACAAGGACAGCATCTTCTTCATCCGCGGTGCCGAGCGTGTCGACTCCGGTGTGTATGAGATGTGTGTTAAAGTGGAGAGTTTTGAGGATAAATCTCAGTTAACCCTGCAGATCGTTG AGTTGCCTGGACCTCCTGCCAGCATCAAGATTGTGGACACCTGGGGTTTCAATGTGGCTCTGGAATGGACGGAGCCCAAGGATAACGGAAACACAGCCATCACCGGATACACCATCCAGAAGGCCGACAAAAAGACGGGG GACTGGTTTACAGTGCTGGAACATTATAACAGGATGAACGCCACCATCTCAGATCTCATCATGGGCAACACTTTCATCTTCAGGGCCTTCACGGAGAACAAATGTGGAAGAAGTGAAGATGCCACTGTTACCAAAGGATCTGCCACGATCCAGAAGACag GGATTGAATATAAACCTCCGGAGTATAAAGAACATGACTTCAGCCAGGCTCCTAAATTCACCACCCCGCTGGCAGACCGCAGCGCCACCGTCGGGTACAACGCCAAACTGCTCTGCTCCGTCAGGGGATTTCCTAAG CCCAAGATCGAGTGGATGAAGAATCAGATGATTATCGGTGAAGACCCTAAATTCAGGCAAATGAACGCCCAGGGCATCTGCTCCCTCGAGATCCGCAAGCCCGGAAACTTTGACGGCGGCGTCTACACCTGCAGGGCCAGAAACGAGCACGGAGAAGCTCTGGTGAGCTGCAAGCTGGAGGTCAAAC AGCCTGTGAACCCTGACGccgaaaagaaatga
- the mybphb gene encoding myosin binding protein Hb isoform X1: MPAKPAPIKKSAKAAKKEEPAPAPAPAPEPEPAPAEPAPAEPAPAEPAPAEAAPAPEGEAAPAEAPPAEEPKAPAEEPTSVPLELGVEDVNDTSVTVSWRPPATIGNSGLDGYTVEICKEGTGDWKAVNEELTVSCRYVIKNQTTGDRLNIRVVAMNPGGGSPPATLADAVLVREVVDRPKIRLPRFLRQRYVKNVGEKINLVIPFSGKPQPVVSWTKDGQPIDTKKVNIRNSDKDSIFFIRGAERVDSGVYEMCVKVESFEDKSQLTLQIVELPGPPASIKIVDTWGFNVALEWTEPKDNGNTAITGYTIQKADKKTGDWFTVLEHYNRMNATISDLIMGNTFIFRAFTENKCGRSEDATVTKGSATIQKTGIEYKPPEYKEHDFSQAPKFTTPLADRSATVGYNAKLLCSVRGFPKPKIEWMKNQMIIGEDPKFRQMNAQGICSLEIRKPGNFDGGVYTCRARNEHGEALVSCKLEVKQPVNPDAEKK; the protein is encoded by the exons ATGCCGGCAAAACCAGCCCCGATAAAGAAGTCGGCTAAGGCCGCCAAGAAGGAGGAACCCGCGCCCGCGCCTGCGCCCGCGCCCGAACCTGAGCCCGCGCCTGCGGAACCCGCCCCAGCAGAACCTGCCCCTGCCGAACCTGCGCCCGCAGAAGCTGCCCCTGCCCCCGAGGGTGAAGCTGCTCCTGCCGAAGCCCCGCCAGCGGAGGAACCCAAAGCTCCAGCTGAAG AGCCCACCAGCGTGCCGCTTGAGCTCGGCGTCGAGGACGTCAATGACACTTCAGTCACCGTCTCATGGAGACCACCGGCCACCATCGGAAACTCTGGTCTGGATGGTTATACTGTGGAGATCTGCAAGGAGGGAA CTGGCGACTGGAAAGCGGTGAACGAGGAGCTGACCGTCTCCTGCCGTTACGTCATCAAGAATCAGACCACCGGTGATCGTCTGAACATCAGGGTGGTGGCGATGAACCCTGGCGGCGGCAGCCCCCCCGCCACTCTTGCGGATGCTGTGCTGGTCAGAGAGGTCGTGG ATCGCCCCAAAATCCGTCTGCCACGTTTCCTGAGACAGCGTTATGTGAAGAACGTCGGCGAGAAGATTAATCTTGTTATTCCCTTCAGC GGCAAACCACAACCCGTGGTCTCGTGGACAAAGGACGGTCAGCCCATCGACACCAAAAAGGTGAACATCCGCAACAGCGACAAGGACAGCATCTTCTTCATCCGCGGTGCCGAGCGTGTCGACTCCGGTGTGTATGAGATGTGTGTTAAAGTGGAGAGTTTTGAGGATAAATCTCAGTTAACCCTGCAGATCGTTG AGTTGCCTGGACCTCCTGCCAGCATCAAGATTGTGGACACCTGGGGTTTCAATGTGGCTCTGGAATGGACGGAGCCCAAGGATAACGGAAACACAGCCATCACCGGATACACCATCCAGAAGGCCGACAAAAAGACGGGG GACTGGTTTACAGTGCTGGAACATTATAACAGGATGAACGCCACCATCTCAGATCTCATCATGGGCAACACTTTCATCTTCAGGGCCTTCACGGAGAACAAATGTGGAAGAAGTGAAGATGCCACTGTTACCAAAGGATCTGCCACGATCCAGAAGACag GGATTGAATATAAACCTCCGGAGTATAAAGAACATGACTTCAGCCAGGCTCCTAAATTCACCACCCCGCTGGCAGACCGCAGCGCCACCGTCGGGTACAACGCCAAACTGCTCTGCTCCGTCAGGGGATTTCCTAAG CCCAAGATCGAGTGGATGAAGAATCAGATGATTATCGGTGAAGACCCTAAATTCAGGCAAATGAACGCCCAGGGCATCTGCTCCCTCGAGATCCGCAAGCCCGGAAACTTTGACGGCGGCGTCTACACCTGCAGGGCCAGAAACGAGCACGGAGAAGCTCTGGTGAGCTGCAAGCTGGAGGTCAAAC AGCCTGTGAACCCTGACGccgaaaagaaatga